The following coding sequences lie in one Metopolophium dirhodum isolate CAU chromosome 5, ASM1992520v1, whole genome shotgun sequence genomic window:
- the LOC132945932 gene encoding rho GTPase-activating protein 21-B isoform X9: protein MAEDVSENREWSPSTPGQNRGEHRAGGPRSLFIRRSENGFGFTLRHFIVYPPESYLVLAGDERLGLRQGAGAYSDEPMDTIFVKHVREFGPASVAGLSTGDRIISVNGETVAGKSYAHVVQVIQQTQCHLYLLVVPMENDILQLYFSETAHNPETNQRPGRLKAAMTSGSELRFHHRGRDSSPIYQTIWDHPQHRSAVSGIGSASVSGTKPTSAAARFVSPHRTPGVRRSSVTDTNGSGGGYPHHRNKPAAAQSNNPNARHSMDIGVACRDALQLQVAADNSAAHYRLQRHLQYGGASQPPPPVDPVIMSRIKKSLEQKEEFLRRPVVQQLQQQQPAKEFYARPQKLLPPMWPPSLSSSSVNQPQQFPECSSAAVETSSPAQPPPAASKPKGKQFVNTLGKIHEDGSAGKSPATAAETADHHHPKQTGMPQVVSMRAKQFESGKIDDKTDFYKSELARLTSKHNVPNVAVRKMEYEQKLYTDKKQSAAADHQEITDDSITSYSSSSDKSISFTSPSAGFHSGNLIVPIGSSKIHCDPPKEYEPQKEEERTTRRISYLQATAWGDRMSVDDLTTTESESEPTSIVVAPQKVQKKWRAPLFPGDIQRLRRLFEDAAASCDRGSSILGTKKNGPPFQDLGNSRVVKEGSLLCKVIQIDGKKACDRSWKPVWAVVRGQTLCLYKEKRESIPNISTDTPATLEKSDDVNVSCDRINLRTSTTDVAHDYTKRKHVMRLCSSVADMGCTELLLQADDTSSMVRWLKALQEQALEAQAPLSAEECLSISPGNTKGMRKLGTFRNRSPTGDSPITKTRKPDRSPCQVSQPQSPKSTNTWKNRMAKQLKKIQQGSGSPVSPIMPTLPPPPGTAIGIPLELCPPSTRSEFVPLIVEVCTSIVEEKGLDIIGIYRVPGNTAAITSLTEAVNNGGMETPDMALKLLQRDPRWTDVNVISSLLKSFFRRLPDALLTTEMYPHFIEADKIDDPVQRMVKLRELVHKLPDHHFETLRYLLMHLKKVVHHSGVNKMEARNLAIVFGPTLVHSADDNMVTMVTDMSHQCRIVESLILQADWCFGNGDVVDLTASIPENCGQVPEIEQTAPNQNLLDNINKVSGNQYTPFMAKDLVTNIVAAANRKMHRATGKNSNTSRKSRTNVTNNIVPHISVLPSASDIKHDVSNKDKLNSSKASSETVSSTSLNESEDSLDHLTTNDQSLDLPPQSNDGAPPIKTYVNLAETTQERIRRFEQETKAMLQREINRGQRRREYFGLDEPVTQANEALMLAKDYSPVMVKVSKGTTNGTNEQSNDSDLKNNQKRLKTSIESTDEWSVDSLSDGLRISNERPISHASDEGGDLLVSLTSAFDKKLKSLLIPSDSVDVEEKQPVAISSDEQTDVQTYRDPSLHRSLERRSQHITEKHEIETMKDSTSESMKDSSKIDNFECLQDINTNPNVRLRRSESLKQKENRPDYGNHVKLRRCESLNKHERYISKYTKFEAMMLTKNGDASKHRRSDSLTKTEKTECNMNKRKQGLSRRCSSLRDKEARQKRKNGVTTDRSIKRRHTVGGTKDFDKITWLDNKEREELEKSCKDRRTSSPDLSWARVVDGIKERGIRPRSMADPNFVSKLLNVPLESHV from the exons GTGTTGGCCGGAGACGAACGATTGGGCTTGCGGCAAGGCGCTGGCGCCTATTCTGACGAACCGATGGACACAATATTTGTGAAACACGTCAGGGAATTCGGTCCGGCTAGCGTAGCGGGTCTCAGTACTGGCGACCGCATAATCAGCGTCAACGGTGAAACGGTGGCCGGTAAGTCGTACGCACACGTCGTGCAGGTCATCCAGCAAACGCAATGCCATCTCTATTTGCTCGTGGTGCCCATGGAAAATGACATTCTACAGTTg TATTTCAGTGAGACAGCTCACAATCCCGAAACGAACCAGAGGCCTGGCCGCCTGAAAGCGGCTATGACATCTGGTAGTGAATTGCGTTTCCATCACCGTGGTCGCGATTCCAGTCCCATCTACCAGACCATCTGGGATCACCCCCAACACCGTAGCGCTGTTAGTGGCATTGGCAGTGCCAGTGTCAGTGGTACGAAACCGACGTCGGCCGCAGCTAGATTCGTGTCACCCCACCGCACGCCAGGCGTCCGGCGGTCGTCCGTCACCGATACGAACGGCAGTGGTGGCGGCTACCCTCACCATCGGAACAAGCCGGCAGCGGCACAGTCCAACAATCCGAACGCCCGACACAGCATGGACATAGGGGTGGCGTGCCGCGACGCACTGCAACTGCAAGTGGCGGCCGACAACTCGGCGGCCCATTATCGGCTCCAACGTCACCTGCAGTACGGTGGTGCGTCGCAGCCACCGCCGCCCGTCGACCCCGTCATCATGTCTCGGATAAAAAAAAGCCTCGAACAGAAGGAAGAGTTCCTCCGCCGTCCCGTGGTCCAGCaactgcagcagcagcaaccAGCCAAGGAGTTCTATGCCAGGCCACAAAAACTTTTGCCGCCCATGTGGCCGCCCTCGCTCTCGTCGTCGTCGGTCAACCAGCCGCAACAATTTCCGGAGTGCAGCTCTGCAGCGGTGGAAACGTCATCTCCCGCTCAGCCGCCACCAGCCGCGTCCAAGCCTAAAGGCAAACAGTTTGTGAACACTTTGGGAAAAATACACGAGGACGGCAGCGCTGGTAAGTCACCTGCGACGGCTGCTGAGACGGCCGACCACCATCACCCGAAACAGACAGGCATGCCGCAAGTGGTTTCCATGAGGGCCAAACAGTTCGAGAGCGGAAAAATCGACGACAAGACAGATTTCTACAAGAGTGAGTTGGCCCGACTAACGTCTAAACACAATGTTCCTAATGTGGCTGTGAGAAAAATGGAATACGAACAAAAACTTTACACCGATAAAAAACAATCTGCCGCCGCGGATCATCAAGAGATTACTGATGATTCGATTACTAGCTACAGTA GTTCTTCTGATAAGTCGATCTCTTTCACTAGTCCCTCCGCTGGATTTCATTCTGGGAATCTAATCGTACCGATTGGCAGCAGCAAAATACACTGCGATCCTCCCAAAGAATATGAACCACAAAAAG AAGAAGAAAGGACCACCAGACGGATATCATACCTGCAAGCGACGGCCTGGGGCGATCGTATGAGTGTCGACGACCTCACCACCACCGAATCCGAATCCGAGCCCACCTCGATTGTCGTCGCCCCACAGAA AGTACAAAAAAAATGGCGCGCACCGTTATTTCCGGGTGACATACAAAGGTTACGGCGACTTTTCGAAGATGCCGCCGCAAGTTGTGACCGCGG CAGTAGCATACTGGGAACGAAGAAAAATGGCCCGCCGTTCCAGGACCTCGGCAACAGTCGCGTCGTCAAAGAAGGATCGTTGCTGTGCAAAGTGATACAGATCGATGGCAAG AAAGCATGCGATCGGTCGTGGAAACCGGTGTGGGCCGTTGTACGCGGACAGACGTTGTGTCTGTACAAAGAAAAACGAGAGTCTATACCTAACATTTCGACCGac acgcCCGCAACTCTTGAAAAGTCGGATGACGTGAACGTGTCCTGCGATCGTATCAACCTTAGAACGTCCACTACGGACGTGGCTCACGACTACACCAAGAGGAAGCACGTGATGCGACTTTGCTCCAGCGTCGCCGACATGGGGTGCACTGAACTACTGCTTCAAGCCGACGACACTTCGTCCATGGTGCGCTGGTTGAAAGCATTGCAGGAACAAGCTCTCGAGGCACAGGCACCTCTGTCTGCAGAAGAA TGTTTGAGCATCTCGCCTGGCAATACTAAGGGCATGCGTAAGTTAGGTACGTTCAGAAACCGTTCGCCCACCGGTGATTCTCCAATCACTAAGACGCGAAAACCGGACCGCAGCCCGTGCCAAGTATCACAGCCACAATCTCCTAAATCTACCAATACTTGGAAAAATCGAATGgccaaacaattaaaaaaaatacagcaaGGATCGGGGTCGCCGGTATCACCGATTATGCCCACACTACCGCCACCCCCGGGCACTGCAATCGGCATACCTCTGGAACTTTGTCCGCCG TCGACGCGTTCCGAGTTTGTACCATTAATAGTAGAAGTATGCACATCAATCGTTGAAGAAAAAGGGTTAGATATCATCGGCATATACag AGTACCTGGTAATACGGCTGCTATTACTTCACTAACAGAAGCGGTCAACAACGGTGGTATGGAAACCCCAGATATGGCCCTTAAACTTCTACAACGAGATCCCCGGTGGACAGATGTTAATGTAATCTCTAGCCTATTAAAATCATTCTTTAGAAGACTTCCCGATGCTCTACTAACAACTGAAATGTATCCACACTTCATCGAGGCTGATAAAATTGATGATCCTGTTCAACGAATGGTTAAATTGCGTGAACTA GTTCATAAACTGCCAGACCACCATTTTGAGACTTTAAGGTATTTGCTGATGCACCTCAAGAAAGTTGTTCATCATAGCGGGGTCAACAAAATGGAAGCACGTAACTTGGCTATTGTGTTTGGCCCTACTCTAGTTCATTCTGCTGATGATAACATGGTTACTATGGTCACAGATATGAGTCATCAGTGCCGCATTGTGGAATCGCTAATattacaa gCTGATTGGTGTTTTGGCAACGGAGATGTGGTAGATCTTACAGCATCCATACCTGAAAATTGTGGACAAGTTCCAGAAATTGAACAAACTGCTCCAAATCAAAATCTTTTGGATAACATCAACAAAGTTTCTGGCAATCAGTACACGCCATTTATGGCCAAAGACCTTGTGACCAATATTGTTGCTGCAGCTAATCGCAAAATGCATCGAGCTACTggcaaaaattcaaatacatcACGAAAGTCTCGTACCAACGTAACCAATAATATAGTTCCTCATATTAGTGTACTTCCAAGTGCATCTGATATTAAACAC GATGTGTCTAACAAAGATAAATTGAACAGCTCAAAAGCCAGTTCAGAGACCGTTTCAAGTACTAGCCTCAATGAATCTGAAGACAGTCTTGATCACCTAACAACTAATGATCAAAGTTTAGATTTACCACCACAAAGTAACGATGGTGCTCCCCCTATTAAGACTTATGTCAACTTAGCTGAAACTACTCAAGAAAGAATACGACGATTTGAACAGGAAACAAAAGCAATGCTTCAAAGAGAAATTAATAGAGGTCAAAGAAGAAGAGAGTATTTTGGACTTGACGAGCCTGTTACTCAAGCAAACGAAGCATTAATGCTAGCTAAAGATTATTCACCAG TCATGGTCAAAGTATCCAAAGGAACAACCAATGGAACTAATGAACAATCAAATGACTCagacttaaaaaataatcagaaaCGATTAAAAACTAGTATTGAGAGTACTGATGAATGGTCAGTAGATTCACTCAGTGATGGTTTAAGAATATCCAATGAACGTCCTATAAGTCACGCATCAGATGAAg GAGGGGATTTATTGGTGAGCCTGACCTCCGCTTTTGACAAAAAACTTAAATCCCTTTTAATACCCAGTGACTCTGTGGATGTTGAAGAGAAGCAGCCAGTGGCTATATCAAGTGATGAACAAACAGATGTGCAGACTTACAGAGATCCAAGCTTACATAGATCATTGGAAAGGCGCAGCCAGCATATAACCGAAAAACAT GAAATTGAAACCATGAAAGATTCAACTAGTGAATCAATGAAAGAttcttcaaaaattgataattttgaatGTCTTCAAGACATCAACACCAACCCAAATGTGCGTCTGCGTCGTTCCGAATCATTGAAACAAAAAGAAAACCGTCCAGACTATGGAAATCATGTAAAACTACGTCGTTGTGAGTCACTGAATAAACACGAAAGATATATATCTAAATACACAAAGTTTGAGGCAATGATGCTGACAAAAAACGGTGACGCTTCCAAACACCGGCGATCTGACTCCCTCACCAAGACGGAGAAGACCGAGTGCAACATGAACAAGCGAAAACAAGGATTGTCTAGACGCTGTAGTTCATTGCGCGATAAGGAAGCGCGCCAAAAACGTAAAAACGGTGTTACAACTGATCGCAGCATCAAGAGGCGGCATACAGTGGGTGGTACAAAGGACTTTGATAAGATCACATGGTTGGACAATAAGGAAAGAGAAGAATTAGAAAAAAGCTGCAAAGATAGAAGAACCAGTTCACCAGACCTTAGTTGGGCTCGTGTTGTGGATGGAATAAAAGAAAGAGGTATTAGACCCAGGAGCATGGCCGACCCAAACTTTGTGTCTAAACTGTTGAATGTACCTCTTGAGTCACATGTTTGA
- the LOC132945932 gene encoding rho GTPase-activating protein 21-B isoform X6 gives MDTIFVKHVREFGPASVAGLSTGDRIISVNGETVAGKSYAHVVQVIQQTQCHLYLLVVPMENDILQLYFSETAHNPETNQRPGRLKAAMTSGSELRFHHRGRDSSPIYQTIWDHPQHRSAVSGIGSASVSGTKPTSAAARFVSPHRTPGVRRSSVTDTNGSGGGYPHHRNKPAAAQSNNPNARHSMDIGVACRDALQLQVAADNSAAHYRLQRHLQYGGASQPPPPVDPVIMSRIKKSLEQKEEFLRRPVVQQLQQQQPAKEFYARPQKLLPPMWPPSLSSSSVNQPQQFPECSSAAVETSSPAQPPPAASKPKGKQFVNTLGKIHEDGSAGKSPATAAETADHHHPKQTGMPQVVSMRAKQFESGKIDDKTDFYKSELARLTSKHNVPNVAVRKMEYEQKLYTDKKQSAAADHQEITDDSITSYSSSSDKSISFTSPSAGFHSGNLIVPIGSSKIHCDPPKEYEPQKDESISKDESYRFKPVVRQDSYLAACKKPTIIERRNQKPMENGAEKSKTRRRNARPTRLELPKDRPVDFAAQSTGSSQVSSDDTETVAAAAELQKPCEMITLRPTNSSFDNEEERTTRRISYLQATAWGDRMSVDDLTTTESESEPTSIVVAPQKVQKKWRAPLFPGDIQRLRRLFEDAAASCDRGSSILGTKKNGPPFQDLGNSRVVKEGSLLCKVIQIDGKKACDRSWKPVWAVVRGQTLCLYKEKRESIPNISTDTPATLEKSDDVNVSCDRINLRTSTTDVAHDYTKRKHVMRLCSSVADMGCTELLLQADDTSSMVRWLKALQEQALEAQAPLSAEECLSISPGNTKGMRKLGTFRNRSPTGDSPITKTRKPDRSPCQVSQPQSPKSTNTWKNRMAKQLKKIQQGSGSPVSPIMPTLPPPPGTAIGIPLELCPPSTRSEFVPLIVEVCTSIVEEKGLDIIGIYRVPGNTAAITSLTEAVNNGGMETPDMALKLLQRDPRWTDVNVISSLLKSFFRRLPDALLTTEMYPHFIEADKIDDPVQRMVKLRELVHKLPDHHFETLRYLLMHLKKVVHHSGVNKMEARNLAIVFGPTLVHSADDNMVTMVTDMSHQCRIVESLILQADWCFGNGDVVDLTASIPENCGQVPEIEQTAPNQNLLDNINKVSGNQYTPFMAKDLVTNIVAAANRKMHRATGKNSNTSRKSRTNVTNNIVPHISVLPSASDIKHDVSNKDKLNSSKASSETVSSTSLNESEDSLDHLTTNDQSLDLPPQSNDGAPPIKTYVNLAETTQERIRRFEQETKAMLQREINRGQRRREYFGLDEPVTQANEALMLAKDYSPVMVKVSKGTTNGTNEQSNDSDLKNNQKRLKTSIESTDEWSVDSLSDGLRISNERPISHASDEGGDLLVSLTSAFDKKLKSLLIPSDSVDVEEKQPVAISSDEQTDVQTYRDPSLHRSLERRSQHITEKHEIETMKDSTSESMKDSSKIDNFECLQDINTNPNVRLRRSESLKQKENRPDYGNHVKLRRCESLNKHERYISKYTKFEAMMLTKNGDASKHRRSDSLTKTEKTECNMNKRKQGLSRRCSSLRDKEARQKRKNGVTTDRSIKRRHTVGGTKDFDKITWLDNKEREELEKSCKDRRTSSPDLSWARVVDGIKERGIRPRSMADPNFVSKLLNVPLESHV, from the exons ATGGACACAATATTTGTGAAACACGTCAGGGAATTCGGTCCGGCTAGCGTAGCGGGTCTCAGTACTGGCGACCGCATAATCAGCGTCAACGGTGAAACGGTGGCCGGTAAGTCGTACGCACACGTCGTGCAGGTCATCCAGCAAACGCAATGCCATCTCTATTTGCTCGTGGTGCCCATGGAAAATGACATTCTACAGTTg TATTTCAGTGAGACAGCTCACAATCCCGAAACGAACCAGAGGCCTGGCCGCCTGAAAGCGGCTATGACATCTGGTAGTGAATTGCGTTTCCATCACCGTGGTCGCGATTCCAGTCCCATCTACCAGACCATCTGGGATCACCCCCAACACCGTAGCGCTGTTAGTGGCATTGGCAGTGCCAGTGTCAGTGGTACGAAACCGACGTCGGCCGCAGCTAGATTCGTGTCACCCCACCGCACGCCAGGCGTCCGGCGGTCGTCCGTCACCGATACGAACGGCAGTGGTGGCGGCTACCCTCACCATCGGAACAAGCCGGCAGCGGCACAGTCCAACAATCCGAACGCCCGACACAGCATGGACATAGGGGTGGCGTGCCGCGACGCACTGCAACTGCAAGTGGCGGCCGACAACTCGGCGGCCCATTATCGGCTCCAACGTCACCTGCAGTACGGTGGTGCGTCGCAGCCACCGCCGCCCGTCGACCCCGTCATCATGTCTCGGATAAAAAAAAGCCTCGAACAGAAGGAAGAGTTCCTCCGCCGTCCCGTGGTCCAGCaactgcagcagcagcaaccAGCCAAGGAGTTCTATGCCAGGCCACAAAAACTTTTGCCGCCCATGTGGCCGCCCTCGCTCTCGTCGTCGTCGGTCAACCAGCCGCAACAATTTCCGGAGTGCAGCTCTGCAGCGGTGGAAACGTCATCTCCCGCTCAGCCGCCACCAGCCGCGTCCAAGCCTAAAGGCAAACAGTTTGTGAACACTTTGGGAAAAATACACGAGGACGGCAGCGCTGGTAAGTCACCTGCGACGGCTGCTGAGACGGCCGACCACCATCACCCGAAACAGACAGGCATGCCGCAAGTGGTTTCCATGAGGGCCAAACAGTTCGAGAGCGGAAAAATCGACGACAAGACAGATTTCTACAAGAGTGAGTTGGCCCGACTAACGTCTAAACACAATGTTCCTAATGTGGCTGTGAGAAAAATGGAATACGAACAAAAACTTTACACCGATAAAAAACAATCTGCCGCCGCGGATCATCAAGAGATTACTGATGATTCGATTACTAGCTACAGTA GTTCTTCTGATAAGTCGATCTCTTTCACTAGTCCCTCCGCTGGATTTCATTCTGGGAATCTAATCGTACCGATTGGCAGCAGCAAAATACACTGCGATCCTCCCAAAGAATATGAACCACAAAAAG ACGAGTCTATTTCTAAAGATGAATCGTATCGCTTCAAACCGGTGGTGCGTCAAGATTCCTACCTGGCCGCATGTAAAAAACCCACTATTATAG AGCGACGAAACCAGAAGCCGATGGAAAACGGAGCGGAAAAGTCAAAAACCCGTCGGCGGAACGCGCGACCGACGCGCCTCGAGCTGCCCAAGGATAGGCCTGTCGATTTTGCCGCGCAGTCCACTGGCTCCAGCCAAG TGTCTTCAGACGATACGGAAACTGTGGCCGCAGCCGCCGAGCTTCAAAAACCGTGTGAAATGATCACGTTGAGACCGACTAACTCGAGTTTTGATAATG AAGAAGAAAGGACCACCAGACGGATATCATACCTGCAAGCGACGGCCTGGGGCGATCGTATGAGTGTCGACGACCTCACCACCACCGAATCCGAATCCGAGCCCACCTCGATTGTCGTCGCCCCACAGAA AGTACAAAAAAAATGGCGCGCACCGTTATTTCCGGGTGACATACAAAGGTTACGGCGACTTTTCGAAGATGCCGCCGCAAGTTGTGACCGCGG CAGTAGCATACTGGGAACGAAGAAAAATGGCCCGCCGTTCCAGGACCTCGGCAACAGTCGCGTCGTCAAAGAAGGATCGTTGCTGTGCAAAGTGATACAGATCGATGGCAAG AAAGCATGCGATCGGTCGTGGAAACCGGTGTGGGCCGTTGTACGCGGACAGACGTTGTGTCTGTACAAAGAAAAACGAGAGTCTATACCTAACATTTCGACCGac acgcCCGCAACTCTTGAAAAGTCGGATGACGTGAACGTGTCCTGCGATCGTATCAACCTTAGAACGTCCACTACGGACGTGGCTCACGACTACACCAAGAGGAAGCACGTGATGCGACTTTGCTCCAGCGTCGCCGACATGGGGTGCACTGAACTACTGCTTCAAGCCGACGACACTTCGTCCATGGTGCGCTGGTTGAAAGCATTGCAGGAACAAGCTCTCGAGGCACAGGCACCTCTGTCTGCAGAAGAA TGTTTGAGCATCTCGCCTGGCAATACTAAGGGCATGCGTAAGTTAGGTACGTTCAGAAACCGTTCGCCCACCGGTGATTCTCCAATCACTAAGACGCGAAAACCGGACCGCAGCCCGTGCCAAGTATCACAGCCACAATCTCCTAAATCTACCAATACTTGGAAAAATCGAATGgccaaacaattaaaaaaaatacagcaaGGATCGGGGTCGCCGGTATCACCGATTATGCCCACACTACCGCCACCCCCGGGCACTGCAATCGGCATACCTCTGGAACTTTGTCCGCCG TCGACGCGTTCCGAGTTTGTACCATTAATAGTAGAAGTATGCACATCAATCGTTGAAGAAAAAGGGTTAGATATCATCGGCATATACag AGTACCTGGTAATACGGCTGCTATTACTTCACTAACAGAAGCGGTCAACAACGGTGGTATGGAAACCCCAGATATGGCCCTTAAACTTCTACAACGAGATCCCCGGTGGACAGATGTTAATGTAATCTCTAGCCTATTAAAATCATTCTTTAGAAGACTTCCCGATGCTCTACTAACAACTGAAATGTATCCACACTTCATCGAGGCTGATAAAATTGATGATCCTGTTCAACGAATGGTTAAATTGCGTGAACTA GTTCATAAACTGCCAGACCACCATTTTGAGACTTTAAGGTATTTGCTGATGCACCTCAAGAAAGTTGTTCATCATAGCGGGGTCAACAAAATGGAAGCACGTAACTTGGCTATTGTGTTTGGCCCTACTCTAGTTCATTCTGCTGATGATAACATGGTTACTATGGTCACAGATATGAGTCATCAGTGCCGCATTGTGGAATCGCTAATattacaa gCTGATTGGTGTTTTGGCAACGGAGATGTGGTAGATCTTACAGCATCCATACCTGAAAATTGTGGACAAGTTCCAGAAATTGAACAAACTGCTCCAAATCAAAATCTTTTGGATAACATCAACAAAGTTTCTGGCAATCAGTACACGCCATTTATGGCCAAAGACCTTGTGACCAATATTGTTGCTGCAGCTAATCGCAAAATGCATCGAGCTACTggcaaaaattcaaatacatcACGAAAGTCTCGTACCAACGTAACCAATAATATAGTTCCTCATATTAGTGTACTTCCAAGTGCATCTGATATTAAACAC GATGTGTCTAACAAAGATAAATTGAACAGCTCAAAAGCCAGTTCAGAGACCGTTTCAAGTACTAGCCTCAATGAATCTGAAGACAGTCTTGATCACCTAACAACTAATGATCAAAGTTTAGATTTACCACCACAAAGTAACGATGGTGCTCCCCCTATTAAGACTTATGTCAACTTAGCTGAAACTACTCAAGAAAGAATACGACGATTTGAACAGGAAACAAAAGCAATGCTTCAAAGAGAAATTAATAGAGGTCAAAGAAGAAGAGAGTATTTTGGACTTGACGAGCCTGTTACTCAAGCAAACGAAGCATTAATGCTAGCTAAAGATTATTCACCAG TCATGGTCAAAGTATCCAAAGGAACAACCAATGGAACTAATGAACAATCAAATGACTCagacttaaaaaataatcagaaaCGATTAAAAACTAGTATTGAGAGTACTGATGAATGGTCAGTAGATTCACTCAGTGATGGTTTAAGAATATCCAATGAACGTCCTATAAGTCACGCATCAGATGAAg GAGGGGATTTATTGGTGAGCCTGACCTCCGCTTTTGACAAAAAACTTAAATCCCTTTTAATACCCAGTGACTCTGTGGATGTTGAAGAGAAGCAGCCAGTGGCTATATCAAGTGATGAACAAACAGATGTGCAGACTTACAGAGATCCAAGCTTACATAGATCATTGGAAAGGCGCAGCCAGCATATAACCGAAAAACAT GAAATTGAAACCATGAAAGATTCAACTAGTGAATCAATGAAAGAttcttcaaaaattgataattttgaatGTCTTCAAGACATCAACACCAACCCAAATGTGCGTCTGCGTCGTTCCGAATCATTGAAACAAAAAGAAAACCGTCCAGACTATGGAAATCATGTAAAACTACGTCGTTGTGAGTCACTGAATAAACACGAAAGATATATATCTAAATACACAAAGTTTGAGGCAATGATGCTGACAAAAAACGGTGACGCTTCCAAACACCGGCGATCTGACTCCCTCACCAAGACGGAGAAGACCGAGTGCAACATGAACAAGCGAAAACAAGGATTGTCTAGACGCTGTAGTTCATTGCGCGATAAGGAAGCGCGCCAAAAACGTAAAAACGGTGTTACAACTGATCGCAGCATCAAGAGGCGGCATACAGTGGGTGGTACAAAGGACTTTGATAAGATCACATGGTTGGACAATAAGGAAAGAGAAGAATTAGAAAAAAGCTGCAAAGATAGAAGAACCAGTTCACCAGACCTTAGTTGGGCTCGTGTTGTGGATGGAATAAAAGAAAGAGGTATTAGACCCAGGAGCATGGCCGACCCAAACTTTGTGTCTAAACTGTTGAATGTACCTCTTGAGTCACATGTTTGA